The following nucleotide sequence is from Rhodospirillales bacterium RIFCSPLOWO2_02_FULL_58_16.
CAAGCGGCATCCGCCGCATCAATGTTTCGCTTGATACGCTGGACAGAGACAAATTCCGCGAGATCACCCGCCACGGCGAACTGGACAAGGTGCTGGAAGGCCTGATGGCGGCCAAGAATGCAGGGCTGAGAGTCAAGGTCAACGCGGTGGCTCTCAAGGGCGTCAATGACGGCGAGGCCGGTCGTCTGGTCGCCTGGTGCGGAGATCACGGCTTTGATCTTACCTTTATTGAGACCATGCCCATGGGCGAATCCGGGGAAGGGGACATTGACAGGTACATCCCGCTGGCCGAGGTGCGTTCACGTCTGGAGAAAGAGTGGACACTGGAGGATATAACCGACAGCACCGGCGGCCCCTCGCGCTATGTCAAGATTGTCGAGACCGGACGGCGCGTGGGGTTCATCACCCCGATGAGCCGGCATTTCTGCGACACCTGCAATCGTGTGCGCCTGACCTGTACCGGCACTCTTTACATGTGCCTGGGTCAGAACGCGGCGGTTGACCTGCGTGGCCCCCTGCGCGCCGGCGATTCAGGCGAGCTGCTGACGTCGGCCATAAAAGACGCCATTGCCGGAAAGCCGAAGGGACACGATTTTATCCTCGACCCGATCTGCAAACGCCCCGTCATGGGCCGCCATATGAATGTCACCGGCGGTTAA
It contains:
- a CDS encoding cyclic pyranopterin phosphate synthase MoaA, producing MWSRRLGRAAGSRCFVIDPFGRKITYLRVSVTDRCDLRCYYCMSEDMKFLPRKELLSLEEMDRLCSAFVAQGVRKLRITGGEPLIRRNVMSLLVSLGRHLKSGDLDEITLTTNATRLSRYAAELYASGIRRINVSLDTLDRDKFREITRHGELDKVLEGLMAAKNAGLRVKVNAVALKGVNDGEAGRLVAWCGDHGFDLTFIETMPMGESGEGDIDRYIPLAEVRSRLEKEWTLEDITDSTGGPSRYVKIVETGRRVGFITPMSRHFCDTCNRVRLTCTGTLYMCLGQNAAVDLRGPLRAGDSGELLTSAIKDAIAGKPKGHDFILDPICKRPVMGRHMNVTGG